The proteins below are encoded in one region of Apium graveolens cultivar Ventura chromosome 4, ASM990537v1, whole genome shotgun sequence:
- the LOC141718862 gene encoding uncharacterized protein LOC141718862, producing MRPQRRVGIYIGFNSPSIIRYLEPLIGDVFTARYADCHFDESVFPSLGGDNILHKLNASGLSSMNPRTKQCESEVIRIIHMQNIANKMPDAFNDSRHIIKSHIPASGRPVGAKDIVPRKRKLIGHAPEVASVPKNIPEAVLPPEEVRAPEVAISNIPKAVSPPEEVKPLKWL from the exons ATGAGACCGCAAAGAAGAGTAGGTATATATATTGGTTTTAATTCACCATCTATTATAAGATATCTTGAACCATTAATTGGTGATGTCTTTACTGCTCGATATGCTGATTGTCATTTTGATGAGTCTGTATTCCCTTCATTAGGAGGAGATAATATTTTGCATAAGTTAAATGCATCAGGATTAAGCTCTATGAATCCACGTACTAAACAATGTGAATCTGAGGTTATAAGAATCattcatatgcaaaatattgCTAATAAAATGCCAGATGCTTTTAATGATTCTAGACATATCATAAAATCACATATACCTGCT AGTGGTAGACCTGTTGGTGCAAAAGATATTGTTCCACGAAAACGAAAATTGATTGGACATGCCCCTGAAGTGGCAAGTGTTCCAAAAAATATCCCAGAAGCGGTATTACCTCCTGAAGAGGTTCGAGCCCCTGAAGTGGCTATATCAAATATCCCAAAAGCGGTATCACCACCCGAAGAGGTTAAACCCCTGAAGTGGCTGTGA
- the LOC141718861 gene encoding secreted RxLR effector protein 161-like, with the protein MILDRFYMEKAHPLTTPMVVRSLEVETDPFQPRKEDEDALGPEVPYLSAIGALLYFANKIIPDIAFSVNLLARFSSNPTKRHWNGIKHIFRYLRGIIDLGLFFPHSSKSQLTGYADVGYMTDPHFGRS; encoded by the coding sequence ATGATTCTTGATCGGTTCTACATGGAAAAAGCTCATCCATTAACAACGCCAATGGTTGTTCGATCACTCGAAGTTGAAACGGATCCATTCCAACCCagaaaagaagatgaagatgCACTTGGGCCTGAAGTTCCATATCTTAGTGCTATTGGAGCTCTTTTGTATTTTGCAAATAAAATAATACCCGATATTGCCTTTTCTGTGAACCTATTGGCAAGATTCAGTTCTAATCCAACTAAAAGGCATTGGAATGGGATCAAACACATATTCAGATATCTTCGTGGGATAATTGATCTTGGGTTATTCTTTCCACATAGTTCAAAGTCACAACTGACTGGATATGCAGATGTTGGGTACATGACAGATCCTCATTTTGGACGATCATAA